One region of Flavobacterium sp. GSB-24 genomic DNA includes:
- the yidD gene encoding membrane protein insertion efficiency factor YidD — MLSKILIYPFVLLVRFYQTAISPFTPASCRFEPTCSTYMIQALQTHGLFYGGFLGVKRILSCHPWGRSGYDPVPEKKCSHKH, encoded by the coding sequence ATGTTATCCAAAATTCTAATATATCCATTTGTACTCTTGGTTCGTTTTTATCAAACGGCAATTTCTCCGTTTACACCAGCGTCCTGCAGATTTGAACCTACATGTTCGACTTACATGATCCAAGCTTTGCAGACTCATGGATTATTCTACGGCGGATTTTTAGGAGTAAAACGTATTTTAAGCTGTCATCCTTGGGGAAGAAGCGGTTACGATCCTGTACCAGAAAAGAAATGCAGTCATAAACATTAA
- the cysS gene encoding cysteine--tRNA ligase has product MPLYSSQPLKIYNSLSGEKEDFKPIHDGNVGMYVCGPTVYSNVHLGNVRTFMSFDVIFRYFLHLDYKVRYVRNITDVGHIVDDVDEGEDKIAKKARLEQLEPMEVVQRYTVDFHNILKAFNFLPPSIEPTATGHIIEQIEIIKKIIDKGIGYVANGSVYFDVVKYNETNNYGILSGRNIDDMLANTRDLDGQSDKRNPQDFALWKKAEPEHIMRWPSPWSDGFPGWHLECTAMSTKYLGNHFDIHGGGMDLKFPHHECEIAQNEACTGQSPVNYWMHANMLTLNGKKMAKSTGNNILPGEILSGDNNILSKPFSASVTRFFMLQAHYRSILDFSDDAIVAAEKGYKRLMEAVDALPNITAGNTSSIDFAAWKQLCYDAMNDDFNTPILIAQLFEAVRYINLLKDGKETISANDLADFTTAVNAFVFDVLGLSDEKSAEGDNDKLEGVVNMLIGMRNQARADKNFALSDQIRDQLIALGIQLKDGKEGTSFSIQ; this is encoded by the coding sequence ATGCCACTATATAGCAGTCAGCCCTTAAAAATATACAATTCACTTTCGGGTGAAAAAGAAGATTTCAAACCAATCCATGATGGAAATGTTGGAATGTATGTTTGTGGACCTACAGTATATAGTAATGTTCATTTGGGAAATGTGAGAACTTTTATGTCTTTTGATGTAATCTTTAGATATTTTCTGCACTTAGATTATAAAGTGCGTTATGTTCGAAATATTACCGATGTAGGACATATTGTTGACGATGTCGATGAAGGTGAAGATAAAATTGCAAAAAAAGCCCGTTTAGAACAATTAGAACCAATGGAGGTTGTACAGCGCTATACTGTAGATTTCCATAACATTCTAAAAGCTTTTAACTTTTTACCGCCAAGTATTGAGCCTACAGCGACGGGACATATTATTGAACAGATTGAAATCATCAAAAAAATTATTGATAAAGGTATTGGTTATGTTGCCAACGGATCGGTATATTTTGATGTAGTAAAATACAATGAAACCAATAATTACGGCATTCTAAGCGGTAGAAATATCGATGATATGCTGGCAAACACGAGAGATCTCGACGGACAATCTGACAAAAGAAATCCGCAGGATTTTGCACTTTGGAAGAAAGCAGAACCAGAACATATCATGAGATGGCCTTCACCTTGGAGTGATGGTTTTCCAGGCTGGCATCTTGAATGTACTGCTATGAGTACCAAATATCTTGGAAATCATTTTGACATTCACGGAGGCGGAATGGATTTAAAATTCCCTCACCACGAATGTGAAATTGCTCAAAATGAAGCTTGTACTGGCCAATCTCCTGTAAATTACTGGATGCATGCTAATATGCTGACTTTAAACGGAAAGAAAATGGCTAAATCGACTGGAAATAATATTTTACCAGGCGAAATTCTTAGCGGAGACAATAACATTCTAAGCAAACCATTTTCTGCTTCTGTAACTCGTTTTTTCATGCTTCAGGCACATTACAGAAGTATTTTAGATTTTTCTGATGATGCGATTGTTGCTGCAGAAAAAGGATATAAAAGATTGATGGAAGCAGTAGATGCTTTACCAAATATTACTGCAGGAAACACAAGTTCTATAGATTTTGCAGCATGGAAACAGCTTTGCTATGACGCAATGAATGACGATTTCAATACACCAATTTTAATCGCTCAGTTGTTTGAAGCTGTTCGTTATATCAACTTATTAAAAGACGGAAAAGAAACTATTTCTGCAAATGATTTAGCAGATTTTACAACAGCTGTAAATGCTTTTGTGTTTGATGTTTTAGGACTTAGCGATGAGAAAAGTGCTGAAGGAGACAATGATAAATTAGAAGGAGTAGTTAATATGCTTATCGGAATGAGAAATCAGGCGAGAGCAGATAAAAACTTTGCCCTTTCTGACCAGATTAGAGACCAATTAATTGCTCTAGGAATTCAACTAAAAGACGGAAAAGAAGGAACATCTTTTAGCATTCAGTAA
- the folE gene encoding GTP cyclohydrolase I FolE, whose amino-acid sequence MINNEDFLDEIGDSHFSSNAKNPLREDAFDLTDEEKIEKIKKDVENILQTLGMDLTDDSIKGTPNRVAKMFVKEIFGGLNPAKQPKASTFDNNYKYGEMLVEKNITVYSTCEHHLLPIIGRAHVAYISSGRVIGLSKMNRIVEYYAKRPQVQERLTMQIVQELQKALGTEDVACVIDAKHLCVNSRGIKDIESSTVTSEFGGKFKDPQTKREFLDYIKLETQF is encoded by the coding sequence ATGATAAATAACGAAGATTTTTTAGACGAAATAGGTGACAGTCATTTCAGCAGTAATGCCAAAAACCCTTTAAGAGAAGATGCTTTTGACTTAACTGATGAAGAAAAAATAGAAAAAATAAAAAAAGATGTCGAAAACATTCTACAAACTCTTGGAATGGATTTGACAGACGACAGTATTAAAGGAACTCCAAATCGAGTTGCAAAGATGTTTGTAAAAGAGATTTTTGGAGGTCTTAATCCTGCAAAACAGCCAAAAGCTTCTACTTTTGACAACAATTACAAATACGGTGAAATGTTAGTAGAAAAAAACATTACTGTTTATTCTACCTGCGAACACCATTTACTTCCAATTATCGGACGCGCTCACGTGGCTTACATCTCAAGCGGAAGAGTTATTGGTCTCTCTAAAATGAATCGTATTGTTGAATATTATGCTAAAAGACCTCAGGTTCAAGAGCGTTTAACAATGCAGATTGTACAAGAACTTCAAAAAGCTTTAGGAACCGAAGATGTTGCCTGCGTTATAGATGCAAAACATCTTTGTGTAAATTCACGCGGAATCAAAGATATCGAAAGCAGTACTGTAACTTCTGAATTCGGCGGAAAATTCAAAGACCCTCAAACGAAAAGAGAATTTTTGGACTATATTAAATTAGAAACACAGTTTTAA
- a CDS encoding pyridoxal phosphate-dependent aminotransferase yields the protein MPTISHKGRNMPESPIRKLAPFADLAKKKGHKVYHLNIGQPDIKTPEVAIEAVKNIDLTLIEYSPSAGYESYRKKLAHFYQRQNVNVNTEDIIVTTGGSEALLFALATITDPGDEIIIPEPFYANYHAFASSTSATVVPLVSTIETAFALPSIDEVEKLITPKTKAILICNPGNPTGYLYSEAEIKQLAGLIKKHDLYLIADEVYREFLYDGDDVHFSVMNLEDVQQNVIMVDSVSKRYSMCGARIGCLVTKNKDVLATVMKFAQARLSPPTIEQIACEAAIDTPQSYFDEVIAEYKERRNTLIAELNKIEGVIVTKPKGAFYCIAELPIKDSDDFAQWLLESYNLNGETVMIAPAKGFYSTPGMGLNQVRIAYVLNKQDLITAVNILKEALLVYNNR from the coding sequence ATGCCTACAATTTCACACAAGGGAAGAAACATGCCCGAATCTCCGATACGTAAGCTTGCTCCTTTTGCAGATCTAGCAAAGAAAAAAGGACACAAGGTGTATCACTTAAACATTGGTCAACCGGATATCAAGACACCGGAAGTGGCCATCGAGGCGGTAAAAAATATTGATTTAACTCTTATAGAATACAGTCCGTCTGCCGGATATGAAAGCTATAGAAAGAAATTAGCTCATTTTTACCAGCGCCAAAATGTAAACGTTAACACAGAAGACATCATTGTAACTACTGGTGGTTCTGAAGCCTTACTATTTGCGCTGGCCACAATAACAGATCCTGGAGATGAAATTATTATCCCAGAACCTTTTTATGCTAATTATCACGCATTTGCATCGTCTACGAGCGCAACTGTAGTACCACTTGTTTCTACTATTGAAACTGCATTTGCTTTACCAAGTATAGACGAAGTTGAAAAATTAATAACACCCAAAACAAAAGCCATTCTGATTTGCAACCCTGGAAATCCGACTGGATATTTATATTCTGAAGCTGAAATTAAGCAATTGGCTGGTTTGATTAAAAAACACGACTTGTACTTAATTGCTGATGAAGTGTATCGTGAATTTTTATACGACGGAGATGATGTACATTTTTCTGTAATGAATTTAGAAGATGTGCAGCAAAACGTAATTATGGTCGATTCTGTTTCTAAACGTTACAGTATGTGCGGGGCAAGAATTGGCTGTTTGGTTACTAAAAACAAAGATGTTTTAGCAACGGTAATGAAATTTGCTCAAGCGCGTTTGAGTCCGCCTACAATTGAACAGATTGCCTGCGAAGCTGCTATTGATACGCCTCAAAGTTATTTTGATGAAGTAATTGCAGAATACAAAGAACGCCGCAACACGCTAATTGCCGAATTAAATAAAATTGAAGGAGTTATTGTTACAAAACCTAAAGGCGCTTTTTATTGTATTGCTGAGCTTCCAATAAAAGATTCTGATGATTTTGCACAATGGCTTTTAGAAAGCTATAATTTAAACGGTGAAACTGTAATGATTGCTCCTGCCAAAGGTTTTTATTCAACCCCTGGCATGGGATTAAATCAAGTGAGAATTGCATATGTATTGAATAAGCAAGATTTAATTACTGCCGTAAATATTTTAAAAGAAGCATTATTGGTTTATAATAACAGATAA
- a CDS encoding PDZ domain-containing protein, which yields MKKYIVLFFGLLLPFLLFGQGDFLLQNNAAKATVPFKLINNLIFIPIKVNGVELNFLLDSGVEETILFSMEDKQEVSFNNVEKIKLRGLGSEEEIEGLKSTKNILETHGLRSDDHMVFIILDQSFNLSSHIGIPVNGIIGHKFFRNNVVEINYQKKKIIVYTRNNKFQDKLDKKFKQIPITIERSKPYILTTATVNNVDIPAKLLIDIGNSDAFWIFENNTIRLPDKNFPDFLGKGFSGDIEGHRAKIDKFSIDEFDFRKPIVSFPDSVSIRNVKMVPGRIGSVGGEVLKRFTVVLDYKEKKLYLKKNSKFNEPFTYNKSGITVQHNGLQWVQETVHLETVQVASTIDELQEKDKNNNNFKYKFALKPVYEIVNVRKNSAAEKCGLRKGDIIISINNTQPYRYSLQQINNLLKSEDDIWINLEIERNSVVLKFRFKLEDEL from the coding sequence ATGAAAAAATATATAGTATTGTTTTTTGGGTTATTATTACCTTTTTTGCTTTTTGGACAAGGCGATTTTTTATTACAAAACAATGCAGCAAAGGCTACAGTCCCTTTTAAATTGATTAATAATCTTATTTTTATTCCCATTAAAGTAAACGGAGTAGAACTAAATTTTCTATTGGATTCGGGTGTTGAAGAAACTATTTTGTTCAGTATGGAAGACAAGCAGGAAGTAAGCTTTAATAATGTCGAAAAAATAAAACTTAGGGGTCTTGGAAGTGAAGAAGAAATTGAGGGTTTAAAATCAACAAAAAATATTTTAGAAACACATGGTTTAAGATCAGACGACCATATGGTTTTTATTATTTTGGATCAAAGTTTCAATTTATCTTCTCATATCGGAATCCCTGTTAACGGAATCATTGGTCATAAATTCTTCCGAAATAATGTAGTTGAAATTAATTATCAAAAAAAGAAAATTATAGTTTATACCAGAAATAATAAATTTCAGGACAAATTGGATAAGAAATTCAAACAAATCCCGATAACTATAGAAAGATCAAAACCTTATATTCTAACTACAGCTACAGTAAATAATGTTGATATTCCGGCAAAACTTTTAATTGATATTGGAAATAGTGATGCTTTTTGGATTTTTGAGAATAATACAATCAGACTTCCAGACAAAAACTTTCCTGATTTCTTAGGAAAAGGCTTCAGCGGTGATATTGAAGGACATCGCGCTAAAATCGATAAATTTTCGATTGACGAATTTGATTTTAGAAAACCAATTGTTTCATTTCCCGATTCAGTTTCTATCCGAAATGTGAAGATGGTTCCAGGACGTATTGGTTCTGTTGGAGGAGAGGTTCTAAAACGTTTTACCGTTGTACTTGATTATAAGGAGAAAAAGTTATACTTAAAGAAAAACAGCAAATTTAACGAACCGTTTACTTATAATAAAAGTGGGATCACGGTTCAGCATAACGGCTTGCAGTGGGTACAGGAGACCGTTCATCTTGAAACTGTACAAGTGGCCTCGACCATTGATGAATTACAGGAAAAAGACAAGAATAATAACAATTTTAAATACAAATTTGCCCTTAAGCCGGTTTATGAAATAGTGAACGTGCGCAAGAACTCAGCCGCAGAAAAATGTGGTTTACGCAAAGGTGATATCATAATAAGCATAAATAATACGCAGCCATACAGATACAGCTTACAGCAGATAAACAATCTTTTAAAATCTGAAGATGATATTTGGATAAATTTAGAAATAGAAAGAAATAGTGTAGTACTCAAATTCAGATTCAAATTAGAAGATGAACTTTAA